Proteins co-encoded in one Bacillus paramycoides genomic window:
- a CDS encoding peptidoglycan recognition protein family protein yields MEIKCVNLTFQDELVPLEKVNKLIIHHTSEDGWDVYKTHEFHQKVRGWSGIGYNYFIEEDGTVIEGRGLHIGAHAKDNNRDTIGICMTGNFDKYDPTTAQMNALYSLCKMFMKQFAIKKENILGHRELEGVTKSCPGKRFSMVELRNVLSYI; encoded by the coding sequence ATGGAAATTAAATGTGTTAATTTAACATTTCAAGATGAATTAGTTCCTTTAGAAAAAGTGAATAAACTGATTATCCATCATACATCCGAAGATGGATGGGATGTGTATAAAACACATGAATTTCATCAAAAAGTAAGAGGATGGAGCGGAATCGGTTACAATTATTTTATTGAAGAAGATGGAACTGTAATCGAAGGACGAGGTTTACATATTGGAGCACATGCGAAAGATAATAATAGAGATACAATTGGAATATGTATGACGGGTAATTTTGATAAATATGATCCAACTACCGCACAAATGAATGCATTATATTCTTTATGTAAAATGTTTATGAAACAGTTTGCTATAAAGAAAGAAAATATACTCGGTCATAGGGAGCTAGAAGGCGTTACAAAAAGTTGTCCTGGAAAGCGTTTTTCTATGGTAGAGTTAAGAAACGTACTATCTTACATATAG
- a CDS encoding protein phosphatase 2C domain-containing protein — protein sequence MKGDTVVKIKTYQQKSPLKQECEDSYFCNEEKKMYGVCDGATPLVPFRDEKGHNGAYIASHLFASYFASLRENHSLPVAVAKANEALQRKMLEYEVDTRKKEHLWCTCIAAVQIDGEKIEYVQLGDCMIVAILQNGTMQVLTKDTVEGISKRAKKKREEDRKKGLSVPEEHVFQDVREQLKYNRYLANVKDGYSVANGMKEAIHYLQHGELHIDEVSGIFICSDGLFHPDWPLEQTVAYIRKNSINEYVAIIEELEGEKKIRPDDKTIMIIDF from the coding sequence TTGAAAGGGGATACAGTTGTGAAGATAAAAACATATCAACAGAAAAGCCCGTTGAAGCAAGAATGTGAGGATTCTTATTTTTGTAATGAAGAAAAAAAGATGTATGGTGTATGTGACGGTGCAACACCACTTGTCCCATTTCGTGATGAAAAGGGACATAATGGAGCATACATCGCTTCGCATTTATTTGCAAGTTATTTTGCTTCATTACGTGAAAATCATAGTTTACCAGTTGCAGTTGCAAAAGCAAATGAAGCATTGCAAAGAAAAATGTTAGAATATGAAGTAGACACGAGAAAAAAAGAGCATTTGTGGTGCACATGTATTGCGGCAGTGCAAATAGATGGGGAGAAAATTGAATACGTACAGTTAGGGGACTGTATGATTGTCGCAATACTTCAAAATGGAACGATGCAAGTATTAACGAAAGACACAGTTGAAGGAATTAGTAAACGAGCAAAAAAGAAAAGAGAAGAAGATCGTAAAAAGGGATTATCTGTACCGGAAGAACATGTTTTTCAAGATGTGCGAGAACAGTTAAAATATAATCGTTATCTTGCAAATGTGAAGGATGGGTATTCCGTTGCGAATGGAATGAAAGAAGCGATTCATTATTTGCAGCATGGGGAATTACATATAGATGAAGTGAGTGGGATTTTTATTTGTTCAGACGGATTATTCCACCCAGATTGGCCACTCGAACAAACTGTTGCATATATAAGAAAGAATAGTATAAATGAATATGTAGCAATTATTGAAGAGCTAGAAGGGGAAAAGAAAATACGACCAGATGATAAAACAATTATGATCATTGATTTTTAA
- a CDS encoding YitT family protein, translating into MVRFLGVIIGSIIIAIAFNLFLIPHKILSSGIGGIAIILGIVTPVNTGIINFVLNLPILILGYIGLGKKVIFNTIISVIVLSVALYYVPVKVVATDPLLSSIFGGVIAGAGIGLVFNCNGSTGGFDIIGMLLSRKRDIKLGGFLIVLNAVVVIIAGFFFTWDVALTSLLSIYVTGKVIDAIHTKHRKVTLMIVTNEAEKMKKQLLSTVIRGITLLDGEGAYSSEKKRVLMTVVSREELASMKLTISEIDPHAFVNITETVEVLGLFRKG; encoded by the coding sequence ATGGTCAGATTTCTTGGTGTTATTATTGGTTCTATTATTATTGCGATTGCCTTTAATCTTTTCCTTATCCCCCACAAAATTTTAAGTAGTGGAATTGGCGGAATTGCTATTATTTTAGGGATTGTAACTCCTGTAAACACAGGTATTATTAACTTTGTATTAAACTTACCTATCCTTATTTTAGGATACATAGGTCTTGGAAAAAAAGTAATTTTTAACACGATTATCTCTGTTATTGTATTATCTGTTGCATTATACTATGTTCCAGTGAAAGTCGTCGCAACAGATCCGCTTTTATCATCTATCTTTGGTGGTGTCATTGCCGGAGCTGGTATCGGTCTTGTTTTTAACTGTAATGGATCAACTGGTGGATTTGATATTATCGGTATGTTGTTGTCTCGCAAAAGAGATATTAAACTTGGCGGATTCCTTATTGTTTTAAATGCAGTCGTTGTAATCATTGCAGGATTCTTCTTCACTTGGGATGTTGCTCTTACAAGCTTACTTTCGATTTATGTAACTGGTAAAGTTATCGATGCTATTCATACGAAACATCGGAAGGTTACACTTATGATTGTAACAAATGAAGCAGAAAAAATGAAAAAACAACTTCTTTCAACTGTTATACGTGGAATTACATTACTTGATGGCGAAGGTGCTTATTCTAGCGAAAAGAAACGTGTACTTATGACCGTTGTTTCTCGTGAAGAATTAGCAAGTATGAAATTAACAATTTCTGAAATTGACCCTCATGCATTCGTTAACATTACCGAAACGGTTGAAGTATTAGGATTGTTTAGAAAAGGTTAA
- a CDS encoding VOC family protein has product MRNYIQGIDHVQVAAPVGCEEEARAFYGETIGMEEIPKPEELKKRGGCWFKCGNQEIHIGVEQNFNPAKKAHPAFYVLKIDEFKQELIKKGIEVIDDHARPDVIRFYVSDPFGNRIEFMENKN; this is encoded by the coding sequence ATGAGAAATTATATTCAAGGGATCGATCATGTACAAGTAGCTGCGCCTGTAGGGTGTGAAGAAGAAGCACGAGCGTTTTATGGTGAAACAATAGGTATGGAGGAAATCCCGAAGCCAGAGGAATTAAAGAAGCGTGGTGGATGTTGGTTTAAGTGTGGAAATCAAGAGATTCATATTGGAGTTGAGCAAAACTTCAATCCAGCTAAAAAGGCGCATCCAGCTTTTTATGTTTTAAAAATAGATGAATTTAAACAAGAGTTAATAAAAAAAGGTATTGAAGTGATAGATGATCATGCACGACCAGATGTAATTAGATTTTATGTGTCAGACCCGTTCGGAAATCGAATTGAATTTATGGAAAATAAAAACTAG
- a CDS encoding BA3702 family sensor histidine kinase, giving the protein MSRKKFSSTQRKRHPNISRRLRNHIQDRSLTEMYASLFKHNPDSIISLNLEGIILHINPSAEKILGYTSLELEQKNITSILEAHISEQVLQNIKNTEADNQQEYILSIYHKNGFLLDVVTKLVPIFVQNRLTGVYAIMKPLEKSERIENMLKESEKRLRTLVDSMPAFVIFKDHEGRWLEANDYALSCFNFHHVPYHGKKDSELIQYNEAYREAFLHCEEVDELAWQQRQILHGEEFIIHRDDSDLILSISKVPLYHPDGSRKGLIVMGRDVTELKETEKLLRKSEKLAVVGQLTAGIAHEIRNPLTSLKGFLTLLLPEINEEQKWYIDVMLSEISQMESITSQFMAMSKPQVLSIQTCNIQALIEEVVTFILPTAIMHSVHIIMDHFDYKYDIQCDGNQLKQVFINILKNAIEAMPNGGNIYIQTKPLDDTFILIRIIDEGCGIPEDRISRLGEPFYSLKEKGTGLGLMMCYKIIEEHHGKLHIASELNKGTIVDIQLPLSSSHLAIQS; this is encoded by the coding sequence ATGAGTCGTAAAAAATTTTCATCAACTCAAAGAAAACGTCATCCGAACATTTCTAGACGTTTGCGAAACCATATACAAGATCGTTCATTAACAGAAATGTACGCATCTCTGTTCAAACATAATCCTGATAGTATTATTTCATTAAATTTGGAGGGCATTATTTTACATATAAATCCTTCTGCCGAAAAAATATTAGGTTATACTTCTTTAGAATTAGAACAGAAAAATATTACCTCTATTTTAGAAGCCCATATTTCTGAGCAAGTATTACAAAATATAAAGAATACGGAAGCGGATAATCAACAAGAGTATATTTTATCTATTTATCATAAAAATGGTTTCTTATTAGACGTCGTAACAAAACTAGTTCCTATTTTTGTCCAAAATCGTCTAACTGGCGTATATGCCATTATGAAACCTCTTGAAAAATCAGAAAGAATTGAGAATATGCTAAAAGAAAGTGAGAAGAGATTACGTACATTAGTGGACTCCATGCCTGCGTTTGTTATATTTAAGGATCATGAAGGACGCTGGCTTGAAGCAAATGACTATGCACTTTCTTGTTTCAATTTCCACCATGTACCTTATCACGGGAAAAAAGATAGTGAACTCATTCAATATAACGAAGCTTACCGAGAAGCTTTTTTACATTGTGAAGAAGTCGACGAACTAGCATGGCAACAAAGACAAATTCTTCATGGTGAGGAATTCATTATTCATAGAGATGATTCCGACCTAATCTTAAGTATATCGAAAGTTCCACTTTATCATCCTGACGGCTCGCGAAAAGGTCTTATCGTAATGGGAAGAGACGTTACCGAGCTAAAAGAAACGGAAAAGTTATTACGAAAATCAGAAAAGCTCGCAGTAGTCGGACAACTGACAGCTGGAATCGCCCATGAAATTCGAAATCCACTCACTTCTCTAAAAGGTTTTCTAACATTGCTACTCCCTGAAATAAATGAGGAGCAAAAATGGTATATCGATGTTATGTTAAGTGAGATTTCACAGATGGAATCTATCACTAGTCAATTTATGGCGATGTCTAAACCACAAGTATTATCTATCCAAACTTGTAATATACAAGCTTTAATTGAAGAGGTAGTTACATTTATTTTACCAACTGCTATTATGCATAGTGTCCATATTATTATGGATCATTTTGATTACAAATATGATATTCAATGTGATGGTAACCAATTAAAACAAGTTTTTATAAATATATTAAAAAATGCGATAGAAGCGATGCCAAATGGCGGGAATATTTACATCCAAACAAAACCATTAGATGATACCTTTATTTTAATACGGATTATCGATGAAGGTTGTGGTATCCCAGAAGATCGTATCTCTCGTCTAGGCGAACCATTTTACAGTTTAAAAGAAAAGGGAACGGGACTAGGATTAATGATGTGTTACAAAATAATTGAGGAACATCATGGTAAATTACACATTGCAAGCGAATTAAATAAAGGTACGATCGTTGATATTCAATTACCGCTTTCTTCATCTCATCTTGCAATCCAGTCGTAA
- a CDS encoding alpha/beta hydrolase yields MMKHVFQKGKDTSKPVLLLLHGTGGNELDLLPLAEIIDLEASVLSVRGNVLENGMPRFFRRLAEGIFDEEDLIFRTKELNEFLDEAAKTYEFDRNNIVAIGYSNGANIAASLLFHYENALKGAMLHHPMVPRRGTQLPNLAGKSVFIAAGTNDPICSSAESEELKVLLENANANVTMHWENRGHQLTMSEVEKAKEWYENTVL; encoded by the coding sequence ATGATGAAACATGTTTTTCAAAAAGGAAAAGATACGTCAAAACCAGTGTTGTTATTACTTCATGGTACAGGAGGTAATGAATTAGATTTATTACCACTTGCAGAAATAATTGACCTAGAAGCATCTGTATTAAGTGTTAGAGGGAATGTATTAGAAAATGGCATGCCACGTTTCTTCCGTAGATTGGCAGAAGGCATTTTTGATGAAGAAGATTTAATTTTCCGTACGAAGGAATTAAATGAGTTTTTAGATGAAGCTGCAAAAACATATGAATTTGATAGAAATAACATTGTAGCTATCGGTTATTCAAATGGAGCAAACATTGCTGCAAGCTTATTATTCCATTACGAAAATGCATTAAAAGGCGCTATGCTTCATCACCCAATGGTGCCTAGAAGAGGAACACAATTGCCTAATTTAGCAGGAAAATCCGTGTTTATTGCTGCTGGGACAAATGACCCGATTTGTTCATCAGCAGAATCAGAGGAATTAAAGGTACTATTAGAAAATGCAAACGCTAATGTAACAATGCATTGGGAAAATAGAGGACATCAATTAACAATGAGTGAAGTAGAAAAAGCGAAAGAATGGTATGAAAATACAGTATTATAA
- a CDS encoding ring-cleaving dioxygenase, with amino-acid sequence MEKKTMGIHHITAIVGHPKENVDFYAGVLGLRLVKQTVNFDDPGTYHLYFGNEGGKPGTIITFFPWAGARQGVIGDGQVGITSYVVPKGAMEFWEHRLKKFDVAYTKMTRFGEQYLEFDDPHGLHIELVEREEGELNNWTFGEVTPEVAIKGFGGAVLLSAQPQKTAELLEHVMGLEKIGEEGEFVRFRSSADIGNVIDLRLSTIGRGQMGVGTVHHIAWRATDDDDQLDWKEHVTRFGYHVTPVQDRNYFNAIYFREHGEILFEIATDPPGFAHDESLETMGEELKLPEQYESHRKQIEQTLLPFEVRNLD; translated from the coding sequence ATGGAAAAGAAAACAATGGGGATTCATCATATTACAGCAATCGTAGGGCATCCAAAAGAAAATGTAGATTTTTATGCTGGTGTATTAGGGTTACGTTTAGTGAAACAAACTGTGAATTTTGATGATCCGGGCACGTACCATCTTTATTTTGGGAATGAAGGAGGAAAACCTGGAACAATTATTACGTTTTTCCCATGGGCTGGTGCTCGTCAAGGCGTTATTGGGGATGGGCAAGTAGGCATTACGTCTTATGTCGTACCAAAAGGTGCAATGGAGTTTTGGGAACATAGATTAAAAAAATTCGATGTTGCATATACAAAAATGACTCGATTTGGAGAGCAGTATTTAGAATTTGATGATCCACATGGTTTGCATATAGAATTAGTAGAAAGAGAAGAGGGCGAATTAAATAATTGGACTTTTGGAGAAGTTACGCCAGAAGTAGCAATTAAAGGATTTGGCGGTGCTGTTCTTTTATCTGCACAACCTCAAAAAACTGCTGAATTGTTAGAGCATGTTATGGGTCTTGAGAAAATTGGAGAAGAAGGTGAATTCGTTCGATTCCGTTCTTCTGCTGATATTGGGAATGTTATCGACTTGAGGTTGTCAACAATCGGGCGTGGTCAAATGGGTGTTGGTACAGTTCATCATATTGCTTGGAGAGCGACTGACGATGATGATCAACTAGACTGGAAAGAGCATGTGACTCGTTTTGGATATCACGTAACACCTGTACAAGATCGAAATTATTTTAACGCAATTTATTTTAGAGAACACGGGGAAATCTTATTTGAAATTGCAACAGACCCTCCTGGTTTCGCCCATGACGAATCGTTAGAGACGATGGGTGAGGAATTAAAGTTACCGGAGCAATATGAATCACATAGAAAACAAATTGAACAAACACTTCTACCATTTGAAGTGAGAAATTTAGATTAA
- the putP gene encoding sodium/proline symporter PutP, whose product MKIEIMVSLAIYMAGMLYIGYWSYKKTSDLSDYMLGGRGLGPAVTALSAGASDMSGWMLMGLPGAMYATGLSSVWIAIGLLIGAYANYLILAPRLRTYTEVANDSITIPDFLENRFKDRTKILRFVSAIVILVFFTFYASAGLVSGGRLFENSFNLDYKIGLFVTVGVVVAYTLFGGFLAVSWTDFVQGCIMFIALVLVPIVAFTDVGGVTETFNTIKQVDASRLDMFKGTTILGIISFLAWGLGYFGQPHIIVRFMAITSIKDLKTSRRIGIGWMTISIIGAMLTGLIGIAYYTKNNATLQDPEMVFVTFSNILFHPYITGFLLSAILASIMSSISSQLLVISSAVTEDFYKTFFRRNASDKELVFIGRLSVLVVAMIAVVLAYHPSDTILTLVGYAWAGFGSAFGPAILLSLYWKRTNKWGVLAGMIVGAVVVITWVQIPSLKATMYEMVPGFFCSLLAVIIVSLVTKEPVKAIHREFNEMEAVLEEETK is encoded by the coding sequence GTGAAGATTGAGATTATGGTTTCGCTTGCTATTTATATGGCAGGTATGTTGTATATCGGTTATTGGTCTTATAAGAAGACATCCGATTTATCAGATTATATGTTAGGCGGAAGGGGACTCGGTCCAGCAGTTACAGCTTTATCAGCTGGTGCTTCTGACATGAGTGGTTGGATGCTAATGGGATTACCTGGTGCGATGTATGCAACAGGATTATCAAGTGTATGGATTGCGATAGGTTTATTAATAGGTGCTTATGCAAACTATTTAATTCTTGCCCCGCGTTTGCGAACGTATACAGAAGTGGCAAATGATTCAATTACGATTCCAGACTTTTTAGAGAATCGATTTAAAGATCGTACGAAAATACTTCGTTTTGTCTCCGCTATCGTCATTTTAGTATTTTTCACATTTTATGCGTCGGCTGGTTTAGTATCAGGTGGACGTTTGTTTGAAAATTCTTTCAACCTTGATTATAAAATTGGTTTATTTGTAACTGTCGGTGTCGTAGTTGCTTATACACTATTCGGTGGTTTTTTAGCAGTAAGTTGGACCGACTTTGTGCAAGGGTGTATTATGTTTATTGCTCTTGTATTAGTACCAATTGTTGCTTTTACAGATGTGGGGGGTGTAACAGAAACATTCAATACAATTAAGCAAGTTGATGCATCGCGTTTAGATATGTTTAAAGGGACTACAATTCTTGGTATTATTTCATTTTTAGCATGGGGTCTTGGGTATTTTGGTCAACCGCATATTATTGTCCGCTTTATGGCAATTACCTCTATTAAAGATTTAAAAACATCTCGTAGAATCGGTATCGGTTGGATGACAATTTCAATTATAGGCGCAATGCTTACTGGTTTAATTGGTATTGCTTATTACACTAAAAATAATGCGACATTACAAGACCCAGAAATGGTCTTTGTAACATTCTCAAATATTCTATTCCATCCGTACATCACTGGGTTTTTACTATCAGCTATTTTGGCTTCGATTATGAGTAGTATTTCCTCGCAATTACTTGTTATTTCAAGTGCTGTAACGGAAGATTTCTATAAAACATTTTTCCGTCGTAACGCAAGTGATAAAGAACTTGTATTTATCGGTAGACTGTCAGTATTAGTAGTAGCTATGATCGCAGTTGTTTTAGCTTATCATCCAAGTGATACAATTTTAACACTTGTTGGTTATGCTTGGGCAGGATTTGGTTCAGCATTCGGACCTGCAATTTTATTAAGTTTATATTGGAAAAGAACGAACAAATGGGGCGTTCTTGCAGGAATGATTGTAGGTGCAGTAGTTGTAATTACTTGGGTACAAATTCCAAGTTTAAAAGCGACTATGTATGAAATGGTACCTGGATTCTTCTGTAGCTTATTAGCTGTTATTATTGTAAGTTTAGTAACAAAAGAACCTGTGAAAGCAATTCATCGTGAATTTAATGAGATGGAAGCAGTGCTTGAAGAGGAAACGAAATAA
- a CDS encoding FMN-binding glutamate synthase family protein, with protein MSETLLVIISILLLLMLLLIIFFIITFFIKKRTYHSILKLHPYLGRMRYLLEKIGPEFRQYWFDHDTDGKPFSRYDFQSVMFLAKYRSEILGFGSKRDFDASGYYIANTLFPILTDELSVNVTQEREGKKYVIHKEGLFSRREKLTADTTNLWLYEEDDAIIVGENRKYPWKLYGMFGASATSYGAIGENYILASGFGAKMAGGSWINTGEGGVIPEHLHTGVNIVAQIGPGLFGYCDEDGNFSMEKFMEKAKESNIKAFELKFGQGAKIRGGHLEGQKVNAKIASVRNVREGETINSPNRFSFLNNAADTLYFIQRLQENGGKPVGMKIVIGQQEPLEDLFKTMKELNIYPDFITIDGSEGGSGATYKSMADSMGMPLIPALLTCIDTANHYGVRNKFKVFASGKLITPDKVAIALAIGADAVNSARGFMMASGCIMALQCNSGQCPSGVATTNPHYQKALDPYEKKWRVMNYVVSMRYSLFSLAAAAGVKSPRHFTREHIVFKDEVGRVVPLSELFPTSK; from the coding sequence ATGAGTGAAACGCTACTCGTTATTATTAGTATATTGCTCTTATTGATGCTACTATTAATCATTTTTTTTATTATTACATTTTTCATTAAAAAACGGACGTATCATTCTATATTAAAGCTGCATCCATACTTAGGGAGGATGCGCTATTTACTTGAAAAGATAGGACCGGAATTTCGGCAATATTGGTTTGATCATGATACGGATGGAAAACCTTTTTCACGTTATGATTTTCAAAGTGTAATGTTTCTTGCAAAGTATCGTTCTGAAATACTCGGTTTTGGATCAAAACGAGATTTTGATGCATCTGGCTATTATATTGCTAATACATTATTTCCGATATTAACAGATGAATTAAGTGTGAATGTAACGCAAGAACGTGAAGGGAAAAAGTATGTAATTCATAAAGAAGGGTTATTTTCACGAAGAGAAAAATTGACAGCGGATACAACGAATCTTTGGTTATATGAAGAAGACGATGCAATTATCGTCGGTGAAAACCGTAAATACCCATGGAAACTGTATGGTATGTTTGGTGCATCAGCAACGTCTTACGGTGCGATTGGCGAAAATTATATTTTAGCGAGTGGGTTTGGCGCGAAGATGGCTGGCGGTTCGTGGATTAATACGGGAGAAGGTGGTGTAATACCAGAACATTTACATACAGGTGTAAATATTGTTGCACAAATTGGTCCAGGATTATTCGGGTATTGTGATGAGGATGGTAATTTTTCAATGGAGAAGTTTATGGAGAAAGCGAAAGAAAGTAATATTAAAGCATTTGAGTTGAAATTTGGGCAAGGTGCGAAAATACGTGGTGGCCATCTAGAAGGACAAAAAGTAAATGCAAAGATTGCTTCTGTTCGGAATGTACGAGAAGGCGAGACAATTAATTCACCAAATCGATTTTCATTTTTAAATAATGCAGCAGATACACTTTATTTTATTCAGCGTTTGCAAGAAAACGGCGGTAAACCAGTCGGTATGAAAATTGTAATTGGACAGCAAGAGCCGCTAGAAGACTTATTCAAAACGATGAAAGAGTTAAACATCTATCCAGATTTCATTACCATTGATGGTTCAGAAGGTGGATCAGGAGCAACGTATAAATCGATGGCAGATAGTATGGGGATGCCGCTTATTCCAGCATTACTAACTTGTATTGATACAGCGAATCATTATGGTGTTCGGAACAAATTCAAAGTGTTTGCTTCGGGGAAATTAATTACACCAGATAAGGTGGCGATTGCTTTAGCAATTGGAGCAGATGCCGTAAATTCAGCACGCGGATTTATGATGGCAAGTGGCTGTATAATGGCACTTCAATGTAATTCCGGTCAATGTCCATCTGGAGTTGCTACGACAAATCCGCACTATCAAAAAGCGTTAGATCCGTATGAGAAGAAATGGCGCGTAATGAATTATGTTGTTAGTATGAGATATAGTTTGTTCTCACTTGCGGCAGCAGCTGGAGTAAAGAGTCCGCGTCATTTCACGAGAGAGCATATTGTGTTTAAAGATGAGGTGGGGCGGGTAGTTCCTCTTTCAGAATTGTTTCCTACTAGTAAATAG
- a CDS encoding alkene reductase, protein MKSSNNKAASIYEGTNINAWGSFENIEETKLFDPIQIESWSLRNRIAMAPMTRCFANHETGVVGTDVVEYYRKRAADGVGIIITEGIVISPRAKGNPGVPGIYTQEQIDSWKPVTEAVHKEGGTIIAQIWHVGRMSHHEIIGGQMPQAPSAIAAEGNVPRFRKPFDTPEAMTLEEIQEVIGQYAQAAKNAIEAGFDGVEIHGAHGYLIDQFTYEFANKRTDKYGGDLKERLTFMKEVTEAVIEAVGADKTLLRFSAFKGDNPTYMWENPELAIESFVKMFKEVGLMMIHPSTMNYTAVIADGKNFHQLVRKYWDGTIVGVGNLNPKEAEEALQEGTIDVAAFGRPLIANPDFVHRIKNAESLVEYDAKEHLATLI, encoded by the coding sequence ATGAAAAGTTCAAATAATAAAGCAGCAAGTATTTATGAAGGAACAAATATAAACGCTTGGGGATCTTTTGAAAACATTGAAGAAACGAAGTTGTTTGATCCGATTCAAATTGAATCTTGGTCTCTTCGTAATCGTATAGCAATGGCACCGATGACGAGATGTTTCGCGAATCATGAAACGGGAGTCGTTGGTACTGATGTAGTTGAGTATTATAGAAAGCGTGCAGCTGATGGAGTTGGAATCATTATTACAGAGGGAATCGTCATTAGCCCAAGAGCAAAAGGGAATCCGGGAGTACCAGGAATTTATACACAAGAACAAATTGATTCGTGGAAGCCTGTTACAGAGGCAGTACATAAAGAAGGTGGAACGATTATTGCTCAAATATGGCATGTTGGACGTATGAGTCATCACGAAATAATTGGTGGGCAAATGCCGCAAGCACCGTCTGCTATCGCTGCAGAAGGAAATGTTCCACGTTTTCGTAAACCGTTTGATACGCCAGAAGCAATGACGTTAGAAGAAATACAAGAAGTGATCGGTCAATACGCACAAGCTGCGAAGAATGCGATCGAAGCTGGATTTGATGGAGTAGAAATCCACGGTGCACACGGATATTTAATTGATCAATTTACTTATGAGTTTGCAAATAAGCGTACTGATAAATACGGCGGTGACTTAAAGGAAAGATTAACGTTTATGAAAGAAGTAACTGAGGCTGTAATAGAAGCTGTTGGAGCTGATAAAACACTTCTTCGCTTCTCTGCTTTCAAAGGTGATAATCCTACTTATATGTGGGAAAATCCTGAACTTGCAATTGAATCATTTGTAAAAATGTTCAAAGAAGTTGGGTTAATGATGATTCACCCTTCAACAATGAATTATACGGCAGTTATTGCTGACGGAAAGAATTTTCATCAATTAGTAAGAAAATATTGGGATGGTACGATTGTAGGAGTAGGGAATTTAAATCCGAAAGAAGCTGAAGAAGCGTTGCAAGAAGGAACGATTGATGTAGCGGCATTCGGAAGACCGTTAATTGCTAATCCAGATTTTGTTCATCGAATTAAAAATGCTGAAAGTTTAGTTGAATATGATGCCAAAGAGCATCTTGCTACATTAATTTGA
- a CDS encoding CarD family transcriptional regulator: MFQIGDNIVYPMQGAGIIKAIEEKEIAGKKQKYYVIKMSASNMEIMIPEGKILNSNIRPVTDITALIHIIDIFQHGESDRLLTWKQRYKLNTDKIKTGKMQEGAEVVRDLMRIQKEKALNASEKKMLDNAHEFLISELGLIEGITENQIKSFC; the protein is encoded by the coding sequence TTGTTTCAAATTGGCGATAACATTGTTTATCCAATGCAAGGAGCAGGTATAATTAAAGCCATAGAAGAGAAGGAAATCGCAGGGAAAAAACAAAAATATTATGTTATAAAAATGTCGGCTAGTAATATGGAAATAATGATTCCTGAAGGGAAAATATTGAATTCAAATATACGACCAGTAACGGATATCACGGCATTAATACACATAATAGATATTTTTCAACATGGAGAATCAGATAGATTACTTACGTGGAAACAAAGGTATAAATTGAACACTGATAAAATAAAAACGGGTAAAATGCAAGAAGGTGCTGAGGTTGTGCGTGATTTAATGCGTATACAGAAAGAAAAAGCACTTAATGCAAGCGAAAAGAAAATGCTAGATAATGCACATGAATTTTTGATTAGTGAACTGGGATTAATTGAAGGTATCACAGAAAATCAAATAAAAAGCTTTTGTTAA